Proteins co-encoded in one Blastocatellia bacterium genomic window:
- a CDS encoding phosphopentomutase — protein MFRRVILIVLDSVGIGEMPDADRYGDQGSDTLGHLFAYRPLQVPNLRRYGIANIKPVALPPVETPQGAFGRAAIASAGKDTTTGHWEIAGIITDLPFPTYPNGFPPEIIEAFERAIGRKVLGNKPASGTEIIRELGEEHMRTGRPIVYTSADSVFQIAAHEEIIPREELYRMCEIARRLLDGPHRVGRVIARPFIGTPGNFRRTEGRRDYAVDPPSPTLLDLLKGSGWETVAVGKTGSIFNHRGFTREIPAGNNMASIESTLLAMRETDAGLIFTNLVDFDMLYGHRNDVEGYARALEAFDARLPEIEAHLREDDLLLLTADHGCDPTTPSTDHSREYVPILAYGARVRRGVDLGIRRSLADIGQTIAENFGLRLSAGESFLAEIAVRPRAL, from the coding sequence ATCTTTCGCCGCGTCATCCTCATCGTCCTCGATAGCGTCGGGATTGGGGAAATGCCCGATGCCGATCGGTATGGTGACCAGGGAAGCGACACGCTCGGCCATCTTTTCGCCTATCGCCCGCTTCAGGTTCCGAACTTGCGCCGTTATGGGATCGCCAATATCAAGCCCGTCGCTCTGCCTCCGGTCGAGACTCCTCAAGGTGCCTTCGGACGCGCAGCTATCGCTTCAGCGGGCAAGGACACGACGACCGGACATTGGGAGATCGCTGGGATTATCACAGATCTCCCCTTCCCCACATATCCGAACGGCTTCCCCCCGGAGATCATCGAGGCCTTCGAACGGGCGATCGGACGAAAAGTGCTCGGCAACAAGCCCGCCTCCGGAACGGAGATCATCCGGGAACTCGGCGAAGAGCACATGCGGACGGGACGTCCGATCGTCTACACGTCGGCCGACAGCGTCTTTCAAATCGCCGCTCATGAGGAGATCATCCCGCGCGAGGAGCTGTACCGGATGTGTGAGATCGCGCGGCGTCTACTGGACGGCCCCCATCGCGTCGGGCGCGTCATCGCTCGACCGTTCATTGGAACGCCGGGGAATTTCCGACGCACGGAAGGGCGGCGGGATTATGCCGTTGATCCCCCCTCGCCCACGTTGCTCGACCTGCTCAAAGGGTCCGGATGGGAGACGGTCGCCGTCGGAAAGACGGGTTCCATCTTCAATCACCGCGGGTTCACGCGCGAGATCCCCGCGGGCAACAACATGGCCTCGATCGAGAGTACCCTCCTGGCCATGCGCGAGACCGACGCGGGATTGATCTTCACCAACCTCGTGGACTTCGACATGCTCTACGGCCATCGCAACGACGTCGAAGGCTACGCGCGCGCGCTCGAGGCATTCGATGCTCGCCTGCCGGAGATCGAAGCCCATCTCCGCGAAGACGATCTCCTTTTGCTCACAGCCGATCATGGGTGCGATCCGACGACCCCTTCGACCGATCATTCGCGCGAGTACGTTCCCATACTCGCCTACGGAGCCCGCGTGCGCCGAGGAGTGGATCTGGGAATTCGCCGTTCCCTGGCCGATATCGGTCAGACGATTGCTGAGAACTTCGGTCTTCGGCTCTCGGCCGGCGAGAGCTTCCTCGCTGAGATCGCTGTCCGCCCGCGCGCGTTGTGA
- the hpt gene encoding hypoxanthine phosphoribosyltransferase yields MAPQTERMSEFYNPDLEVLIDEATLKRRIAELGAEITRDYAGTTPHLVCVLKGAVVFLAELIRHIDLPITVDFIAVSSYGNATKTSGEVRIVKDLDESLAGRDVLLVEDILDTGLTLNYLMNNFLSRGVKSLRIVTLLNKPSRRLVDVPVAYKGFDIPDAFVVGFGLDYAQRYRNLPFVAVLKNVSAVDPPAR; encoded by the coding sequence ATGGCTCCGCAGACGGAGCGGATGTCGGAATTCTACAATCCGGACCTTGAAGTCCTCATTGATGAGGCGACACTCAAGCGTCGGATTGCCGAGCTGGGGGCGGAGATCACCCGCGATTATGCGGGGACGACGCCGCATCTGGTGTGCGTGCTCAAGGGAGCCGTGGTGTTCCTGGCGGAACTCATTCGCCACATTGATCTGCCGATCACTGTGGATTTCATCGCCGTCTCCAGCTACGGCAATGCGACGAAGACATCGGGAGAGGTGCGCATCGTCAAAGACTTGGATGAGAGCTTGGCCGGGCGCGATGTGCTGTTGGTGGAGGACATCCTCGATACGGGGTTGACGCTCAACTACCTCATGAACAATTTCCTCTCCCGTGGAGTCAAATCGCTGCGCATCGTTACGCTGTTGAACAAGCCATCGCGACGCCTCGTGGATGTTCCCGTTGCGTACAAGGGATTCGACATCCCGGATGCCTTCGTCGTCGGATTCGGTTTGGACTACGCCCAACGGTATCGGAATTTGCCCTTCGTCGCCGTGTTGAAGAACGTCTCGGCTGTGGATCCGCCAGCTCGTTAA